ATTTTTTATGAGGCATTCGTCGAACAGCGGGTTGTTCAACTGCGTAGTTCTCATCACCATCATTGCTAGCATATTGGACTGCAAAAGGAACTGGACGTAGGCAACTGCCAACCCTAACGGTCCCAAGAACGCAAAGCATGCTAGGTACATTGGCAGTATAGTCAGGAAATACAGCAATGCTGTTGTGAGGTATAGCACCAGATAAAACCCAAAACATCTTGCGGAGCTGAAGAAATAAATACCACTACTGAACAGTTCAGATATACCCTAGTATGCAAAGTTAGTACGAAGGAGTAACCTCTTTATTTTTTTAAGGGTGGCAGAAGTCCGTACTCTTATTGGGTATTGGTAGGCACCTGTTTGTACCAGCTCTCTCCAGAAGTTAATCGTCACCGCCTCGGAGCGCTCTCTTATGAGTTTGCCCTTTGCCTCTATAAACCCCAGAGTCAAATCCCGAAAACCTGTTGGAACAtccttctccttctcaGACTGTTGTCCGCCATATTTAAACACTAAGCCGCCGATGCCGCTTAGCACCAAAGATCCTGTGAAACTCATGTGTTAACTAGGAGATTGACTATAAAGAACAGTGATCGGAGATTCTCGAGTATCGCAAGGTTTCCGAAGTCTGAAGTTGAGTAGAAAGTGGGATCTTTGGAAAGCTTGTTTACCGCCGACCACTCGACTATTTATACTTGACCCCTAGATGTGACACAAAACCAACTTCGTGCGGCGTGCTTCTTTTGTGGTATCCGTACCTAACTATCTGAGAtaaacatcaaaaatttcaacCAAGAGAGGTGATGACTTTAAAACTCAAGGATTGAAAGGACCTGCATAGCCTTGAGGTCACTGTCAAGACATATCGCAGCGAGTCTGTGACGCCAATCAAGTGACCATAAATAAAGGGATCCTTTCGAAAGCTAGgaggtctttgaagctgtaGCATAAGGCAAAGAAGCGGGCACCCGAACGAAATCAGTGAAGATCACTGAAGGAGGGGTCACTTTGTTTACCATCAAGGGACTTCGAGACCGCGgtatccaaaaacaaggaaacTTTTGTGTATGCCCTGTACCAGTCCACCACTTTCACCGACTAAAAACGAGCAGGTCGAGAGGGAGGCAGTGCGCATGGCGGCGCAGAATAAGGTTAAGGCGGATGAGACAGACGAGAAACAACATGCAAACAATAGCGGCGGGATGGGCGACTACAAGCCCACTGGCGCTCTGGGTGGAGCAGCCAATCTCGGCCCGCTCTCGACGCAGCCACTCTCAAGTAGCGATTCTGATGTTCGGGAGCTTCTGACCTTTCCCAACGAATCCACGCATGCATACTCGTACAACCCACTGTCTCCTAACTCCCTGGCTGTACGACTGCGAATTCTCAAGAGGTCGCTGGAAATCATGATACGGAACCCCACGCTTCTTCAGGAGAATCGCTCAGGGCGCCATTTACGTGTTGAGACGCCAAACGGCACTCAAAAAGAGTTCAGGTTTAGCACTGACAGTGCGATCTCACCCAAAAAGAGGCCTCAGTTTTCGAGGAGCTACAGCCATGAAGGCGTCACACCTTTGTCAACGTCGAAACTTAGAAATGCCTCGTCAGCCGCACTTTCCGCACTTGTCACAAATGCCAAGGGCCCATCAGTGGCCGAGCTCTCAGAATCTTCACAGCCGTGGACACGACCTATAGCCCCCTTCCACAGTTCTCAGACCTCACCGCGGTCTGCAGCAGGACGCTTCGCTTCCCCGTATCAGAGAGTCGCTAGTGCGGAAGGGCCCTCCAGGGCTCAGAGAAGATCATTAGATGCGAACGCAGACCCAAATTCTATGCCACAAATGAATGAAGTTGAGCCGTTTTATAAGACAGGCAATAATACAAGTGCTGAACTTATTGATGCAAAAAGGAGTGAGCTGGAGAGCTTACTGTTGCTTTTGAACGAAACGCTGGAGAATAACAGCTCCGAAAAAGCATCAGACCTTCATATGATATCCCTTCTtaacttcaacaaactctCGCTGGATATGGACCACGAGGAAAAGGATAAGGATGATGCCTCTCAACATTCGTCAAGGTACGAGCAAACCCTGAAAAGAAGCCTGCTGGAGAGTTTAGCGCAACCCTTCTTTGAGTCCTCGAACACCGCTTCAACTGCTGGTTTCGATGAAAGTGGAACActtcaaggccaagatAGTTTTATACTACCTGACTCTTCATTTGCCGATATGCGAACTGCACCGGTAAGCAACCGTCTACTTCATACGTTCGTCTCCAGTAAGAACTCATCTCCACAAGCTATATTTACATGTTTGCAGCAATACCCTTGGCAGTTCAAATCTGCTAATGATCTTGCATGTCTCACTTTTGGTATCTCTCAAAACGCCCTCAAGGCCCTGACCTTATTAGATCTCATCCATACTGACAGCCGGAACTTCGTCTTACATAAGATCATGTCAACTGAAGGTCAGGAGCTTGTTTTCACCGGTGAGATTGTTGCAATTGTCCAGCCTGGTGAATCATCCAACGATCTCGTGTGGTCTTCTGTGtgggcaaaaagaagggaCGGTATGATTTtctgtgtttttgagaaggtACCGTGCGACTTTATGGATGTTCTTCTAGATCTCGATGATTTTTCTGTGGAGCATATATCTGGGGGCGCTGGGTTGAAGGGCCTAAAACAACAAACTTCCAATCGCGGGAATCAATTCTCTTCggttgagaaagaaaaaggaggGAAGAAGACAGTTAAGTTTCCCAACGAAGTTCATGACGTTGCTGACATTAGCATCTCGTTGAAAAAACTCATCGAAGACGTTGAAAGTGGAAAGGTTCGATCTGTAGATGACGATTTGCTACCGATGTCAATTAGAGTATCAAACACCATCAACAATGTCCGCTATTTCACCCTCAACCATCTCTCCTTGAATATACCATGCGCGATATCGTCATCAATTTTAGAAAACGAAATGAAGCTTAAGATACACAGCCTGCCATACCAAGCAGGGATTTTTATCCTAGACTCCAATAATTTCTCAATGATTAGCTTCAACAAGTCTATCTCTAAAAACATGTTTGGTATGCATGCCTCTGAGCTAGTTGGTCAGAGCATCTGCAAAGTTATTCCCTCCTTTGCTGAGTTGGTGAGTTTTATTAAGATTAAGTACCCAGCTCTCGACATTACCTTACAGAAAAACAGGGGCTTGGTTTTAACTGAGCATTTTTTTAGAAAGATGCAAGCCGAAATGTCCAATAACactgaaagctttttcgAATCAATCGGTATAGATGCAATTCATCGTGACGGCAGTGTTTTAAAGGTTGATATTCAACTTCGTGTTATCAATTCATCAAACTCCCTACTCTGGATTACACATTCAAGGGATGtcgttttcgaaaactatAAAACAAATCCATCCCAGCTGCTCATGCTGAAAGAAAGCGAAGTGGCACTTGTTGGTAGCGGCACAAGTTCCAGATCATCAATGAAGGCCCCAAGCGGGACCATTCACGTTGATGATTTGCCTAATCTCAAAGACAGCCTGAAATTAGATGGCAGTACAGTCGGATCTTTTGATTCAGCTAGCGGCGATTCCAGGGATAACATGGAAGAGCCGCCGGATACACCTAcagaagacaaaaagcagcaagaTTCAGACAAACTTGAAATGCATAAACTCGGAGATCAGATATCAGCTAAGTTTGATGTGGCTAAGAATTATGTTCAAGACAAGGCATCCtttgtcaaagacaagaacttcaagttAGATGAGAATTTAATCATGTCGTTAAAGTCACTTTCGCCCAACAAAGGGAACGGTAGTTTGGCTTCGACAAGCCCACCTGTGCcaaactcttcttctgaagaagctggaggtCAAGGAGAGGTTTTCCTATCGACCCCAGAGCCCAATATTGGCTCGTTGAAGCAcgtcaaaaaattttccgaGTTCGAGGTGCTGCAGAAAATGGGGGAGGGCGCTTATGGCAAGGTTGACCTTTGTTTACACAAGAAGGATCGATACATAGTGGTCATCAAACTTATTTTCAAGGAGAGAATTTTAGTTGATACCTGGGTTAGAGATCGTAAGCTAGGCACAATCCCATCTGAAATCCAGATAATGGCAACACTGAATACAAAGCCCCACGAAAACATATTAATGCTTCTGgactttttcgaagat
This is a stretch of genomic DNA from Lachancea thermotolerans CBS 6340 chromosome D complete sequence. It encodes these proteins:
- the LDS1 gene encoding Lds1p (similar to uniprot|P31379 Saccharomyces cerevisiae YAL018C Hypothetical ORF) translates to MSFTGSLVLSGIGGLVFKYGGQQSEKEKDVPTGFRDLTLGFIEAKGKLIRERSEAVTINFWRELVQTGAYQYPIRGISELFSSGIYFFSSARCFGFYLVLYLTTALLYFLTILPMYLACFAFLGPLGLAVAYVQFLLQSNMLAMMVMRTTQLNNPLFDECLIKNGKEAFVKTALQKPTLPVRFYVPFNTYYFWLNYLPWRIAVYTLGFLSIVALLSISFIPIAGPIIFNALISPFIARIYFSRFLRLKKLDNKQRNDEFYLNFGTYVSFGFVAGQLEVLPFVSGFTYSSNMVGSGLFAIKTLDSESLVPVTLESHLENARTFS
- the PSK1 gene encoding serine/threonine protein kinase PSK1 (similar to uniprot|P31374 Saccharomyces cerevisiae YAL017W PSK1 One of two (see also PSK2) PAS domain containing S/T protein kinases coordinately regulates protein synthesis and carbohydrate metabolism and storage in response to a unknown metabolite that reflects nutritional status), yielding MPCTSPPLSPTKNEQVEREAVRMAAQNKVKADETDEKQHANNSGGMGDYKPTGALGGAANLGPLSTQPLSSSDSDVRELLTFPNESTHAYSYNPLSPNSLAVRLRILKRSLEIMIRNPTLLQENRSGRHLRVETPNGTQKEFRFSTDSAISPKKRPQFSRSYSHEGVTPLSTSKLRNASSAALSALVTNAKGPSVAELSESSQPWTRPIAPFHSSQTSPRSAAGRFASPYQRVASAEGPSRAQRRSLDANADPNSMPQMNEVEPFYKTGNNTSAELIDAKRSELESLLLLLNETLENNSSEKASDLHMISLLNFNKLSLDMDHEEKDKDDASQHSSRYEQTLKRSLLESLAQPFFESSNTASTAGFDESGTLQGQDSFILPDSSFADMRTAPVSNRLLHTFVSSKNSSPQAIFTCLQQYPWQFKSANDLACLTFGISQNALKALTLLDLIHTDSRNFVLHKIMSTEGQELVFTGEIVAIVQPGESSNDLVWSSVWAKRRDGMIFCVFEKVPCDFMDVLLDLDDFSVEHISGGAGLKGLKQQTSNRGNQFSSVEKEKGGKKTVKFPNEVHDVADISISLKKLIEDVESGKVRSVDDDLLPMSIRVSNTINNVRYFTLNHLSLNIPCAISSSILENEMKLKIHSLPYQAGIFILDSNNFSMISFNKSISKNMFGMHASELVGQSICKVIPSFAELVSFIKIKYPALDITLQKNRGLVLTEHFFRKMQAEMSNNTESFFESIGIDAIHRDGSVLKVDIQLRVINSSNSLLWITHSRDVVFENYKTNPSQLLMLKESEVALVGSGTSSRSSMKAPSGTIHVDDLPNLKDSLKLDGSTVGSFDSASGDSRDNMEEPPDTPTEDKKQQDSDKLEMHKLGDQISAKFDVAKNYVQDKASFVKDKNFKLDENLIMSLKSLSPNKGNGSLASTSPPVPNSSSEEAGGQGEVFLSTPEPNIGSLKHVKKFSEFEVLQKMGEGAYGKVDLCLHKKDRYIVVIKLIFKERILVDTWVRDRKLGTIPSEIQIMATLNTKPHENILMLLDFFEDDEYYYIETPIHGTSGSVDLFDLIELKTDMTEHEAKLIFKQIVSGIKHLHDNGIVHRDIKDENVIVDSNGFVKIIDFGSAAYVKSGPFDVFVGTIDYAAPEVLGGEPYEGKPQDIWAIGVLLYTIIFKENPFYNIDEILDADLRVDSNHRVSDECIALIRKILNRPISKRPSISKINDDKWLEL